From the Burkholderia ubonensis genome, one window contains:
- a CDS encoding Imm72 family immunity protein, with translation MTNTIKQYDMTDDATRRRIFWLLQRLTSFSLWKRKRDVFAIFANAYENAVKTWPEDDPETMPADNLPTIFEILAAYDRGLSELARGNRFVWQRGEPLQYAVDRYQHLNAYFFPHPDYWDRGAQAAAYPPKVDALAKLLHASEYQVEYAPFEPGHADLAKLRSVGLLLSPNAYKHSFYTLPYPVFPAYLPEVPEAVGPVIKSGDKVPCDGIWEPVVVEQSKLLGVVPVGNRSLRGNGCFNYFIRDIRAPNLRDDDTGALVKTHWRLLWEDKRYADGIIPDESQYFLEPPSASQPNRETVAPVRTGDICPVSGEWQTDEYGGKTLRVEAGAAMPDMLIRDNLGELKVHWVTWHLVKRA, from the coding sequence ATGACGAATACGATCAAGCAGTACGACATGACGGACGACGCGACGCGGCGCAGGATTTTCTGGCTGCTTCAACGCCTGACCAGTTTCTCGCTCTGGAAGCGCAAGCGCGATGTGTTTGCGATCTTCGCGAACGCATACGAGAACGCGGTGAAGACCTGGCCCGAAGATGATCCGGAGACCATGCCGGCAGACAATTTGCCGACCATCTTCGAGATTCTTGCGGCCTACGATCGAGGGTTGTCCGAACTGGCCCGAGGGAACCGGTTCGTCTGGCAGCGCGGTGAGCCGCTGCAATACGCGGTCGATCGGTATCAGCATCTGAACGCATATTTCTTCCCTCATCCCGATTACTGGGACCGCGGTGCGCAGGCTGCCGCCTATCCGCCGAAGGTCGACGCGCTGGCCAAGCTGCTGCACGCATCGGAATACCAGGTGGAGTATGCGCCGTTCGAGCCGGGACATGCCGACCTCGCAAAACTGCGCTCGGTAGGGCTGCTGCTGTCCCCGAATGCATACAAGCACAGCTTCTACACGCTTCCGTATCCGGTGTTTCCGGCGTACTTGCCGGAGGTTCCGGAAGCCGTCGGCCCGGTGATCAAGTCCGGCGACAAGGTGCCTTGTGACGGCATCTGGGAGCCCGTTGTTGTCGAGCAATCGAAGTTGCTGGGCGTCGTGCCGGTCGGCAATCGCAGTTTGCGCGGCAACGGCTGCTTCAATTATTTCATTCGCGACATTCGCGCGCCGAACCTCAGGGATGACGACACGGGAGCGCTCGTCAAGACGCACTGGCGACTGTTGTGGGAAGACAAGCGATACGCGGACGGCATCATCCCCGACGAATCGCAGTACTTCCTCGAGCCGCCGTCGGCGTCGCAGCCGAATCGTGAAACCGTCGCGCCGGTCCGGACCGGCGATATCTGCCCGGTTTCCGGTGAATGGCAAACGGATGAATACGGCGGCAAGACGCTGCGCGTCGAAGCCGGGGCTGCGATGCCGGACATGCTGATCAGGGACAATCTTGGCGAGCTCAAGGTGCACTGGGTGACGTGGCATCTGGTGAAGCGCGCGTAG
- a CDS encoding glycine zipper 2TM domain protein: MNPIRYIGTLTAAAAVALATIGSAQAAGCIKGAAVGGVAGHYAGHHAVVGAVGGCLVGRHLAKKHEQEQAAQRKAAAAASQTAQ, from the coding sequence ATGAACCCCATTCGATACATCGGAACGTTGACGGCCGCCGCGGCCGTTGCGCTCGCAACGATCGGCAGCGCGCAGGCTGCCGGCTGCATCAAGGGCGCGGCGGTAGGCGGCGTTGCCGGCCACTACGCCGGGCACCATGCGGTGGTAGGCGCGGTCGGCGGCTGTCTCGTCGGCCGCCATTTGGCGAAGAAGCACGAGCAGGAGCAGGCGGCGCAGCGCAAGGCGGCCGCGGCCGCATCGCAGACGGCGCAGTGA
- the egtB gene encoding ergothioneine biosynthesis protein EgtB, protein MSLLASQLQRRYRDVRAHSVELTATLSAEDQAVQSMPDASPAKWHLAHTTWFFETVVLSRRVAGYAPFDDAYRFLFNSYYESLGPRHPRPQRGLLTRPSLDRVHAYRQHVDAALQHALDAADPALLAAIAPEIELGLQHEQQHQELIVTDMLHAFSCNPLRPAFRPRDGASDVDPHATAGAPRWLRQPGGLVEIGHDGNGFSFDNERPRHAALVQPYEIADRLVTNAEFAAFIADGGYTRAELWLSDGWATVQREGWCAPAYWIADDERTAKTVREWRAFGLHGVEPLAPAAPVCHLSFYEAAAYAEWAGARLPTEFEWEAAYGADGVRQMTGHVWQWTRSSYDPYPGFRPLAGIAAEYNGKFMVGQLVLRGSSIATPPGHARPTYRNFFPPAARWQFTGVRLARDV, encoded by the coding sequence ATGAGCCTCCTTGCATCCCAGCTTCAGCGCCGCTACCGCGACGTTCGCGCGCACAGCGTCGAGCTGACGGCGACGCTGTCCGCCGAAGACCAGGCCGTGCAGTCGATGCCCGACGCGAGCCCGGCAAAGTGGCATCTCGCGCACACGACATGGTTCTTCGAGACGGTCGTGCTGTCGCGCCGCGTCGCGGGCTATGCGCCGTTCGACGACGCGTACCGCTTTCTCTTCAATTCCTACTACGAATCGCTCGGCCCGCGCCATCCGCGGCCGCAGCGCGGGCTGCTGACGCGTCCGTCGCTCGATCGCGTGCATGCGTACCGGCAGCATGTCGACGCAGCGCTGCAGCACGCACTCGACGCTGCGGATCCTGCCTTGCTGGCCGCGATCGCGCCGGAGATCGAGCTCGGGCTGCAGCACGAGCAGCAGCACCAGGAGCTGATCGTCACGGACATGCTGCATGCGTTCTCGTGCAATCCGCTGCGGCCGGCGTTCCGGCCGCGCGACGGCGCGAGCGACGTCGATCCGCACGCAACGGCCGGCGCGCCGCGATGGCTGCGCCAGCCGGGCGGGCTCGTCGAGATCGGCCATGACGGCAACGGCTTTTCGTTCGACAACGAGCGGCCGCGGCATGCGGCGCTGGTGCAGCCGTACGAGATCGCGGATCGCCTCGTGACGAATGCCGAATTCGCGGCCTTCATCGCGGATGGCGGCTACACGCGCGCCGAACTCTGGTTGTCCGACGGCTGGGCGACCGTGCAGCGCGAAGGGTGGTGCGCGCCGGCGTACTGGATCGCCGACGATGAGCGCACCGCGAAAACCGTACGCGAATGGCGCGCGTTCGGGCTGCATGGCGTCGAGCCGCTCGCGCCCGCTGCGCCGGTGTGCCACTTGAGCTTCTACGAGGCGGCCGCGTATGCGGAATGGGCGGGCGCACGGCTGCCGACCGAGTTCGAATGGGAAGCCGCATACGGCGCGGACGGCGTCCGGCAGATGACGGGACATGTGTGGCAATGGACGCGCTCGTCCTACGACCCGTATCCGGGTTTCCGGCCGCTCGCGGGCATCGCGGCCGAATACAACGGCAAGTTCATGGTCGGCCAGCTGGTCCTGCGCGGCAGCAGCATCGCGACGCCGCCGGGCCACGCGCGGCCGACGTACCGCAACTTCTTTCCGCCGGCCGCGCGCTGGCAGTTCACGGGAGTCCGACTTGCGCGAGACGTCTGA
- a CDS encoding carboxymuconolactone decarboxylase family protein, protein MTAKLNPFAAAPALMKSWMTVSVAAAASLEPTLIELVKIRASQINACANCINMHTAEARARGETEQRLYLLSAWREAPCYTDRERAALGWTDALTRLSEGHAHEQAYAALNDHFTQEEQVKLTLMINVINGWNRLAVGFGLWVDPAEAKAAAASLVA, encoded by the coding sequence ATGACAGCGAAACTCAATCCGTTTGCCGCCGCGCCCGCGCTGATGAAGAGCTGGATGACCGTATCGGTCGCCGCTGCCGCGAGCCTCGAGCCGACGCTGATCGAGCTGGTCAAGATCCGCGCGTCGCAGATCAACGCGTGCGCGAACTGCATTAACATGCATACCGCCGAAGCGCGCGCGCGAGGCGAGACCGAGCAACGCCTGTACCTGCTGTCCGCGTGGCGCGAAGCGCCCTGCTACACCGACCGCGAACGCGCGGCGCTCGGCTGGACCGACGCGCTCACGCGGCTCTCCGAAGGCCACGCGCACGAGCAGGCGTACGCGGCGCTGAACGACCACTTTACGCAGGAGGAACAGGTGAAGCTCACGCTGATGATCAACGTGATCAACGGCTGGAACCGGCTCGCCGTCGGCTTCGGCCTGTGGGTCGACCCGGCCGAAGCGAAGGCTGCCGCCGCGAGCCTGGTGGCCTGA
- a CDS encoding sigma-70 family RNA polymerase sigma factor, giving the protein MTNVDPSAGGDDAATSFDPLRRTLIRVAYRMLGSVADAKDIVQEAFIRWMDVDRSEVRVPEAFLRRMVMRLCLDQLKSARHQRETYVGPWLPEPVVEEDEQEDVTLPLMLALERLSPLERAAFLLHDVFGLEFDEVAATIRREPAACRQLAARARTHVREARPRFHVEKQRGVEIAEAFFAASRSGDMRALGALLAEDVSLHADGGGKRPAAGKPVLGFERVMKVHAYLAELFRNNASTLVRAGFINGLPGFVTLEADGELQTTALEIEDGKVAAIYVVRNPDKLRHLH; this is encoded by the coding sequence ATGACGAACGTCGATCCGTCCGCGGGCGGTGACGACGCAGCGACGAGCTTCGATCCGCTGCGTCGTACGTTGATCCGCGTCGCCTACCGGATGCTCGGCTCGGTCGCCGATGCCAAGGACATCGTGCAGGAGGCGTTCATCCGCTGGATGGACGTCGATCGAAGCGAGGTGCGCGTGCCCGAGGCGTTCCTGCGCCGGATGGTGATGCGGCTGTGCCTCGACCAGCTCAAATCCGCGCGGCATCAGCGCGAGACCTACGTCGGCCCGTGGCTGCCCGAGCCTGTCGTCGAAGAGGACGAGCAGGAGGACGTCACGCTGCCGCTGATGCTCGCGCTCGAGCGCCTGTCGCCGCTGGAGCGCGCGGCGTTCCTGCTGCACGACGTGTTCGGCCTCGAGTTCGACGAAGTGGCCGCGACCATCCGGCGCGAGCCGGCCGCGTGCCGGCAGCTCGCCGCGCGGGCGCGCACGCACGTGCGCGAAGCGCGGCCGCGCTTTCATGTGGAGAAGCAGCGCGGCGTCGAGATCGCCGAGGCGTTCTTCGCGGCGTCGCGCAGCGGCGACATGCGCGCGCTCGGCGCGCTGCTCGCCGAGGACGTGAGCCTGCATGCGGACGGCGGCGGCAAGCGGCCGGCGGCCGGCAAGCCGGTGCTCGGCTTCGAGCGCGTGATGAAGGTCCACGCCTACCTCGCGGAGCTGTTCCGCAACAACGCGTCGACGCTCGTGCGCGCGGGCTTCATCAACGGGCTGCCCGGCTTCGTCACGCTGGAAGCCGACGGCGAGCTGCAGACGACCGCGCTCGAGATCGAGGACGGCAAGGTCGCGGCGATCTACGTGGTCCGCAATCCGGACAAGCTGCGGCATCTGCATTGA